The following proteins come from a genomic window of Tepidisphaeraceae bacterium:
- a CDS encoding NAD(P)H-dependent oxidoreductase subunit E, whose translation MAWITENRRTAIVEKGSAPYLTEDMKAELRDIYFPRYPTKRAVLLPALHLVQHKYNWLPTAALEEIATFLELAPAEVMDTVTFYDEYWLKPKGKYLIGVCRSLACEICDGNKLTDHCRTKLNVEPGDTTVDGRFTLIEMECIGSCGTAPAALVNEVLHENLTVEKLDKLIATLPADPHNYKDPTVTWEEKGHDGQGAH comes from the coding sequence ATGGCTTGGATCACTGAAAACCGTCGTACCGCGATTGTCGAGAAGGGCAGCGCGCCGTACCTCACCGAGGACATGAAGGCCGAGCTGCGCGACATCTACTTCCCGCGTTACCCGACCAAGCGCGCGGTGCTGCTGCCGGCGTTGCACCTCGTGCAGCACAAGTACAACTGGCTGCCCACCGCGGCGCTGGAGGAGATCGCGACGTTCCTCGAATTGGCGCCGGCCGAGGTCATGGACACGGTCACGTTCTACGACGAGTACTGGCTGAAGCCCAAGGGCAAGTACCTCATTGGTGTCTGCCGGTCGCTCGCGTGCGAGATCTGCGACGGCAACAAGTTGACCGACCATTGCCGCACAAAGCTGAACGTCGAGCCCGGCGACACGACGGTTGACGGGCGCTTCACGCTCATCGAGATGGAGTGCATCGGCTCCTGCGGCACCGCGCCGGCGGCGCTGGTGAACGAGGTGCTGCACGAGAACCTGACCGTGGAGAAGCTCGACAAGCTCATCGCGACGCTGCCCGCAGATCCGCACAACTACAAAGACCCAACCGTCACGTGGGAGGAGAAGGGCCACGACGGACAGGGTGCTCACTAA